Below is a genomic region from Pantanalinema sp..
GAGGCGAACCACGATGGGAACCTTGATCTCCATGCCCGAGGTCGCCTCGAGGACGCCCTTGGCGACCTCGTCGCAGCGGGTGATGCCGCCGAAGATGTTGATGAGGACGCCCTTCGGCTTCTCCATCATGACGACTTCGAGGGCGTTCTTGACGACCGAAGCCTTGGCGCCGCCGCCGATGTCGAGGAAGTTCGCGGCAGCGCCGCCCTCACGGCCGACCGCGTCGAGCGTGGTCATGACCAGGCCCGCGCCGTTGCCCATGATGCCGATGTCGCCGTCCAGGTGGACGTAGGTCAGGCCGCGGGTGCGGGCCTCGTCCTCGATGGCGTTGTCCTCTTCCGACTCCTGCCAGGCAGCGAGCTCGGGCTGACGGAACAGGGCGTTCTCGTCGATGTCCATCTTGCAGTCGGCAGCGATGACGGTGCCTTCCTTGGTGACGACCAGGGGGTTGATCTCGGCGAGGGTCGCGTCCGACTGGATGAAGGCCTTGTAGAGGAGCTTCAGGAACTTGGTGTATTCCTTGATGTAGGCGCGATCGAGCTTGGCGTCGAAGATCAGCTGGCGGATCTGGTAGTCGGTGAGGCCCAGGGCGGGGTCGACCCAGATCTTGGCGAGCTTCTCGGGGGTCTTCTCGGCCACCTCTTCGATGTCCATGCCGCCCTCGGCGCTGACCATGACGACGACCTTGCGCGCATCGCGGTCGAAGATCATGCCCAGGTAGTATTCCTTGTCGATGTTGACGCCTTCCTCGACGAGGACCTTCTTGACGATGAGGCCCTTGAGGTCCATCCCGAGGATCTGCTTGCCCATGTCGTAGGCTTCGTTCGGGGTCTTGGCGAGCTTGACGCCGCCGGCCTTGCCGCGGCCGCCGACGTGGACCTGGGCCTTGACGACGACGAGCTTGCCGAACTCGGTGGCGATGTTCTTGACTTCATCAGGCGAATAGGCGACCTGGCCGCGCGGGGTGGGCACGCCGTACTTGGCGAGGACCTGCTTGGCCTG
It encodes:
- the sucC gene encoding ADP-forming succinate--CoA ligase subunit beta, whose translation is MKIHEFQAKQVLAKYGVPTPRGQVAYSPDEVKNIATEFGKLVVVKAQVHVGGRGKAGGVKLAKTPNEAYDMGKQILGMDLKGLIVKKVLVEEGVNIDKEYYLGMIFDRDARKVVVMVSAEGGMDIEEVAEKTPEKLAKIWVDPALGLTDYQIRQLIFDAKLDRAYIKEYTKFLKLLYKAFIQSDATLAEINPLVVTKEGTVIAADCKMDIDENALFRQPELAAWQESEEDNAIEDEARTRGLTYVHLDGDIGIMGNGAGLVMTTLDAVGREGGAAANFLDIGGGAKASVVKNALEVVMMEKPKGVLINIFGGITRCDEVAKGVLEATSGMEIKVPIVVRLSGTAEEEGRKLLAGSNLIPAATMQEAAKKVVDLAYGR